The Carassius carassius unplaced genomic scaffold, fCarCar2.1 SCAFFOLD_73, whole genome shotgun sequence genome includes a window with the following:
- the LOC132133943 gene encoding histone H2A-like, translating into MTGRGKTGGKARAKAKTRSSRAGLQFPVGRVHRLLRKGNYGERVGAGAPVYLAAVLEYLTAEILELAGNAARDNKKTRIIPRHLQLAVRNDEELNKLLGGVTIAQGGVLPNIQAVLLPKKTEKPAKTK; encoded by the coding sequence ATGACTGGCAGAGGTAAAACCGGTGGTAAGGCCAGGGCGAAGGCTAAGACTCGCTCCTCCAGAGCAGGACTGCAGTTTCCCGTCGGTCGTGTTCACAGGCTTCTCCGCAAAGGAAACTACGGCGAGCGCGTCGGTGCCGGTGCTCCGGTGTATCTGGCCGCTGTGCTCGAGTATCTGACGGCTGAGATCCTGGAGCTGGCTGGAAACGCCGCTCGGGACAACAAGAAGACCCGTATCATCCCCCGTCACCTGCAACTGGCGGTGCGCAACGACGAGGAGCTCAACAAACTCCTGGGCGGAGTCACCATCGCTCAGGGCGGCGTGCTGCCCAACATCCAGGCCGTGCTGCTGCCCAAGAAGACCGAGAAACCCGCCAAAACCAAGTGA
- the LOC132133942 gene encoding histone H3: MARTKQTARKSTGGKAPRKQLATKAARKSAPATGGVKKPHRYRPGTVALREIRRYQKSTELLIRKLPFQRLVREIAQDFKTDLRFQSSAVMALQEASEAYLVGLFEDTNLCAIHAKRVTIMPKDIQLARRIRGERA; the protein is encoded by the coding sequence ATGGCAAGAACCAAGCAGACGGCTCGTAAATCCACCGGAGGCAAAGCCCCGAGGAAGCAGCTCGCCACCAAAGCCGCCCGTAAGAGCGCTCCAGCCACCGGCGGCGTCAAGAAGCCTCACCGCTACAGGCCCGGCACCGTGGCTCTGCGAGAGATCCGTCGCTACCAGAAGTCCACCGAGCTGCTGATCCGCAAGCTGCCCTTCCAGCGTCTGGTGCGAGAGATCGCTCAGGACTTCAAGACGGACCTGCGCTTCCAGAGCTCCGCCGTCATGGCCCTGCAGGAGGCCAGCGAGGCTTATCTGGTCGGTCTGTTCGAGGACACCAACCTGTGCGCCATCCACGCCAAGAGAGTCACCATCATGCCCAAAGACATCCAGCTGGCCCGCCGCATCCGCGGAGAGCGCGCTTAA